From Desulforhopalus sp., one genomic window encodes:
- a CDS encoding YbaB/EbfC family nucleoid-associated protein, whose translation MDLSSLMQQAKVMQEKMAKIQQDLAKKSIVGSAGGGMVQITVNGQGEVLSAAIEKVVIDANEPEMLQDLIVAATNDALRKAKELSKSELAQLTGGLNLPGLSNFMQS comes from the coding sequence ATGGATTTAAGCAGTCTCATGCAGCAGGCAAAAGTCATGCAGGAAAAAATGGCCAAAATCCAACAGGATCTGGCAAAAAAAAGCATCGTCGGCAGCGCCGGTGGTGGCATGGTGCAGATAACCGTCAATGGCCAGGGAGAGGTCCTTTCGGCGGCGATTGAAAAAGTGGTTATCGATGCCAACGAGCCCGAGATGCTGCAGGATCTCATCGTTGCCGCAACCAACGACGCTCTTCGCAAGGCCAAGGAACTTAGCAAGAGTGAACTCGCACAGCTCACCGGCGGCCTGAACCTGCCTGGCCTCTCCAATTTCATGCAATCGTAG
- the tadA gene encoding tRNA adenosine(34) deaminase TadA: protein MQNNVIDTRKMIEIDEQWMALALQQAREAGLWGEVPVGAVLVAGEQLLAAAGNSPISLSDPSAHAEILAIRGAAKRLGNYRLPETTMYVTLEPCIMCMGALIQARVSRLVYGATDPKTGAATSLYTLGNDQRLNHKITVTGGVLAIECAALLKNFFRGRRSAAAVQTPPFLKSP from the coding sequence ATGCAAAATAATGTTATCGATACCCGAAAAATGATAGAGATCGACGAACAGTGGATGGCACTCGCCCTGCAGCAAGCCAGAGAGGCCGGACTATGGGGTGAGGTCCCGGTTGGTGCGGTGCTAGTTGCCGGAGAACAGTTGCTGGCCGCTGCCGGCAATAGTCCAATAAGCCTATCCGACCCATCGGCCCACGCGGAGATTCTCGCCATCAGGGGGGCAGCGAAACGCCTGGGCAACTACCGTCTGCCGGAAACAACAATGTACGTCACCCTTGAACCGTGCATCATGTGCATGGGGGCCTTGATCCAGGCACGGGTCAGCCGGCTGGTGTATGGGGCCACCGATCCGAAAACCGGCGCCGCGACCTCCCTGTATACCCTTGGCAATGACCAGCGGCTGAACCACAAGATAACTGTCACCGGCGGCGTTTTAGCCATTGAATGCGCCGCTTTGCTGAAGAATTTCTTCCGCGGTAGACGGAGCGCCGCCGCAGTCCAGACCCCGCCCTTTTTAAAATCGCCATGA
- the infC gene encoding translation initiation factor IF-3: MNRKGRSVPAQREGQSVTNEAIRFPKVRLIDADGNQLGIVSSEEAKNIAFEAGLDLVVVSENADPPVCRVMNYDKFRYEQKKKTQEAKKKQTVIETKEIKFRPKTDDHDLNFKIKNIKKFLAEKNKVKLTMRFRGREIVYCETIGLDSMNKIAEALKEDATIIQEPKMEGRQLVMFVGPKG; this comes from the coding sequence ATTAACAGAAAAGGCAGGAGTGTACCGGCACAGCGAGAAGGACAATCAGTAACCAACGAGGCAATTCGCTTCCCCAAGGTCAGACTTATTGATGCTGATGGCAATCAATTGGGAATTGTTTCGTCCGAAGAAGCAAAAAACATAGCATTTGAAGCAGGTCTCGATTTGGTGGTTGTTTCGGAGAATGCTGACCCACCCGTTTGCCGGGTGATGAATTACGATAAATTTCGCTACGAGCAGAAGAAAAAAACACAAGAAGCTAAAAAGAAGCAGACAGTTATTGAAACAAAAGAGATCAAGTTCCGGCCAAAAACCGATGACCACGATCTCAATTTTAAAATAAAGAATATCAAGAAATTCCTTGCCGAAAAAAACAAGGTGAAACTCACCATGCGTTTTCGTGGCCGGGAGATTGTGTACTGTGAAACCATCGGCCTCGATTCAATGAATAAGATCGCCGAAGCCTTGAAAGAGGATGCAACCATTATCCAAGAACCGAAGATGGAAGGTCGGCAACTGGTGATGTTTGTAGGACCAAAAGGATAA
- the recR gene encoding recombination mediator RecR: MQVIPPALEKLIDNLARLPGIGRKTATRLALSILRKPRAQAGELAESLAKLHDSIQLCSCCFSFSDQDPCAICADPRRQADTLCVVEQSGDLLAIEKTDSFRGHYHILHGVISPIDGMGPDELKIKELLARIESGVVKEVIIATSSTVPGEATASYLIDILQHAPINVTRLACGIPMGMDIKYADKYTLAKAIQRRSPAQ; encoded by the coding sequence ATGCAGGTCATCCCGCCAGCCCTGGAAAAACTCATCGACAACCTGGCCCGCCTTCCGGGCATCGGCCGAAAGACCGCAACCCGCCTGGCTCTGAGTATTTTGCGCAAACCGCGAGCCCAAGCAGGAGAACTAGCCGAGTCCCTAGCCAAGCTTCACGACTCTATCCAGCTCTGTTCCTGCTGCTTTTCTTTTTCCGACCAGGACCCCTGTGCAATCTGCGCCGATCCACGCCGCCAGGCCGACACTTTGTGCGTGGTCGAGCAATCCGGGGATCTGCTGGCCATCGAGAAAACCGACTCCTTCCGCGGCCATTATCACATCCTCCACGGTGTCATCTCCCCTATAGACGGAATGGGGCCGGATGAACTGAAAATCAAAGAACTCCTCGCCCGCATCGAAAGCGGTGTCGTCAAAGAGGTAATTATCGCCACCAGTTCAACTGTGCCCGGCGAAGCGACAGCCTCCTACCTCATCGACATCCTCCAGCATGCTCCAATCAATGTCACCCGCCTGGCATGTGGTATTCCCATGGGTATGGATATCAAATATGCCGACAAATACACCCTGGCCAAGGCAATTCAAAGACGCTCTCCAGCTCAATGA
- the dnaX gene encoding DNA polymerase III subunit gamma/tau gives MSYLVLARKSRPQTFDQVVGQRPVIRTLQNSILRNRVAHALLFSGVRGVGKTTIARIMAKAINCQAEPADRPCDQCPSCREIASGSSFDLTEIDGASNRGIQEIRELKEKIKFLPTSAQYRIIIIDEVHMLTTEAFNALLKTLEEPPAHVYFMFATTEIHKIPVTILSRCQQYELKRISAGELYDHFQKLAAQEGFAIEPAALSLIVREAGGSVRDGLSLLDQMFSFGEKTITSQDVVEVLGLVSREVLMRLTRGLLEGSLTEVLTALAEIFSFGIDIKRFADDLMACFRALVLCKIDGCTGLIDLPTEELSELQSLATNYTRETLHLKLALLMAMAEELRFANQPRLTMETAFLKIIESANVVPVTTLLGHLKEILDSLPACPATTFLPPEQATHVVAKKIEQPVTKAVQETSQPSAPLEVGPPPEKIPDNKPATEKIGAAPLQPAQVQAEEATPQKPAAPEVKETKSHPHVKSVRKDWLEFIHFVKERKVWMAQDLQRADGVRLEGEDELQLTYSDPANCSLLRQKEHRQILTEFAVDFFQKPLRLRFVVPKNEDPQEASNGESPNQKRAQLASDPLVIMAAEIFNGDVGDIRISQHNK, from the coding sequence ATGTCCTATCTCGTACTTGCCAGGAAATCCCGCCCGCAGACTTTCGATCAGGTCGTCGGCCAACGTCCGGTAATACGCACCCTGCAGAACAGCATCCTCCGCAACCGGGTGGCCCATGCCCTTCTGTTTTCCGGAGTGCGGGGTGTCGGCAAGACCACCATCGCCCGCATCATGGCCAAGGCAATCAATTGCCAGGCTGAACCGGCTGATCGACCCTGCGACCAATGCCCCTCATGCCGGGAAATTGCCTCAGGCTCATCCTTTGACCTCACCGAGATCGACGGCGCTTCGAACCGGGGCATCCAGGAGATTCGGGAACTCAAGGAGAAAATCAAGTTTCTCCCAACCTCGGCGCAGTACCGCATCATCATCATCGATGAAGTACACATGCTCACCACCGAGGCCTTCAACGCCCTGTTAAAAACCTTGGAGGAGCCTCCGGCGCACGTCTATTTTATGTTCGCCACCACGGAAATCCACAAGATCCCCGTCACCATTCTCTCCAGGTGTCAGCAATACGAACTGAAAAGGATCAGTGCCGGTGAGCTCTATGACCATTTCCAAAAGCTCGCCGCCCAGGAGGGCTTTGCCATCGAACCTGCCGCCCTCTCCCTCATCGTCCGCGAGGCGGGTGGATCGGTGCGCGACGGCTTGAGCCTCCTTGACCAGATGTTTTCCTTTGGCGAAAAAACTATCACCAGCCAGGATGTCGTTGAGGTTCTCGGCCTGGTGAGCCGCGAGGTGCTCATGCGCCTGACCAGGGGCTTACTTGAGGGTTCGCTTACCGAGGTACTCACAGCTCTTGCCGAGATCTTCAGCTTTGGTATTGATATCAAACGGTTTGCCGATGACCTTATGGCCTGTTTCCGTGCCCTAGTGCTCTGTAAAATCGACGGTTGCACGGGGCTGATCGACCTTCCCACCGAAGAGCTTTCCGAGTTGCAGAGCCTCGCCACAAACTACACCCGGGAAACCCTGCACCTGAAACTCGCCCTCCTCATGGCCATGGCCGAAGAACTGAGATTCGCCAATCAACCGCGACTGACAATGGAAACGGCCTTTTTAAAAATCATCGAATCCGCCAATGTTGTCCCGGTTACCACGCTTCTCGGCCATCTCAAGGAAATCCTCGACTCACTGCCCGCCTGCCCGGCGACGACGTTTTTGCCCCCCGAACAGGCAACACATGTCGTGGCCAAAAAGATCGAACAGCCGGTAACGAAAGCGGTGCAGGAGACCAGCCAGCCTTCAGCCCCGCTGGAGGTGGGCCCGCCACCTGAGAAAATACCGGACAACAAGCCGGCTACCGAAAAAATTGGCGCAGCTCCACTGCAGCCGGCCCAAGTTCAAGCCGAAGAAGCCACTCCGCAAAAACCCGCGGCACCGGAAGTGAAAGAAACGAAGAGCCACCCCCACGTAAAAAGCGTGCGGAAAGACTGGCTTGAATTCATTCATTTTGTTAAAGAGCGAAAGGTCTGGATGGCGCAGGACCTGCAAAGGGCCGACGGTGTGCGTTTGGAAGGTGAAGACGAATTGCAATTAACCTACAGCGATCCAGCTAACTGCTCGCTATTACGGCAAAAAGAGCATCGACAGATCCTCACCGAGTTTGCCGTCGATTTTTTCCAGAAACCCTTACGGCTCAGATTTGTCGTTCCAAAGAACGAGGATCCACAAGAGGCAAGCAACGGCGAATCGCCAAACCAGAAAAGAGCCCAACTCGCCAGCGACCCTCTGGTGATTATGGCGGCAGAGATTTTCAACGGCGATGTCGGCGACATTCGCATAAGCCAGCATAATAAATAA
- a CDS encoding sigma-54 dependent transcriptional regulator, which yields MYKILIYDSLNVTSDCMTSALRDRCELTTIANEDDFQAEIRARQFDLIFIDIDSLDGQFLALLRQIHNKDPFLPIIMTSKVEKAEIIVQAMNEGASDFLVQPIAQSRVNIAVDKAIQIRDQRFEIAYHRRKQDVVYDFKDVVAHSRIMQQILKSLERFAKTDSTILITGDTGTGKSFLSGTVHFNSPRRQKPFVKINCANIPEDLLESELFGHEKGAFTGADKQRIGRFEQASGGTIFLDEIGEMNMRLQTKLLRVLEEKSFERVGGNKTIYSDVRIIAATNKDLVGQVEKGLFREDLYYRINVLPVSLPSLRDRRACILPLSELLLKKCCTSMHRDIHGFTDKSMSLIQDYDWPGNIRQLANTIERAVILEDDRRVHSYNLALPEKSSRPSGVIIPQPVSKEEAGALPSDLSESLAEQEKDLILRVLDECLWVQKNAAIKLGISPRALNYKISKLKIAHPHWRRNKVIE from the coding sequence ATGTATAAAATACTTATTTATGATTCACTCAATGTGACGAGTGATTGTATGACTTCGGCCTTAAGAGATCGTTGTGAGTTGACTACTATAGCCAATGAAGACGATTTTCAAGCGGAGATTCGAGCTCGCCAGTTTGATTTGATCTTTATTGATATCGACTCCCTGGATGGGCAATTCTTGGCGCTTCTCCGGCAGATCCACAATAAGGATCCCTTCCTGCCGATCATCATGACCAGCAAGGTGGAAAAGGCCGAGATCATTGTCCAGGCGATGAACGAGGGGGCGAGCGACTTTCTTGTCCAGCCGATTGCCCAGAGCCGGGTCAATATCGCCGTCGACAAGGCCATCCAGATCCGTGATCAGCGCTTTGAGATCGCCTATCATCGCCGCAAGCAGGATGTGGTCTACGACTTCAAGGATGTCGTCGCCCACAGTCGTATCATGCAGCAGATTCTCAAGAGCCTTGAGCGTTTCGCCAAGACCGACTCGACCATTCTCATTACCGGCGATACCGGGACCGGCAAATCGTTTTTATCGGGAACGGTGCATTTTAACTCGCCGCGCCGGCAGAAACCCTTCGTCAAGATCAACTGTGCCAATATTCCCGAAGATCTCCTCGAATCGGAATTGTTCGGGCATGAAAAGGGGGCCTTCACCGGCGCCGATAAGCAGCGGATCGGCAGGTTTGAGCAGGCCAGCGGCGGCACAATTTTTCTCGACGAGATTGGCGAGATGAATATGCGTCTGCAAACCAAGCTGTTGCGGGTCCTTGAGGAGAAATCCTTTGAGCGGGTGGGGGGCAACAAGACCATTTACAGCGACGTGCGGATCATCGCTGCCACCAACAAGGATCTGGTTGGGCAGGTAGAGAAAGGCCTGTTTCGTGAGGATCTGTATTACCGCATCAATGTCCTGCCGGTCAGTCTGCCCTCGCTTCGCGACCGGCGTGCCTGCATCCTGCCCCTGTCAGAACTCCTCCTGAAGAAATGCTGCACCTCCATGCACCGCGATATCCACGGCTTCACCGACAAGTCCATGAGCCTGATCCAGGACTACGACTGGCCCGGTAATATCCGCCAATTGGCCAACACCATTGAACGGGCGGTGATCCTTGAAGATGACCGGCGGGTGCACTCCTATAACCTGGCCTTGCCGGAAAAATCGTCGCGGCCGTCCGGGGTGATCATCCCGCAACCGGTCAGCAAGGAAGAGGCTGGAGCGTTGCCGAGCGATCTTTCCGAATCCCTGGCCGAACAGGAGAAGGACCTCATCCTGAGGGTGCTTGATGAGTGTCTGTGGGTGCAGAAGAATGCCGCGATAAAACTCGGCATAAGCCCTAGGGCCCTGAACTATAAAATCAGCAAGCTGAAAATTGCCCATCCGCATTGGCGGCGCAATAAGGTCATCGAATAA
- the rpmI gene encoding 50S ribosomal protein L35: MPKMKTNRGAAKRFKVTGSGKIKRSKAFSSHILTKKSTKRKRGLRQSDMVDATNLKGIRKILPYM; this comes from the coding sequence ATGCCGAAAATGAAAACCAATCGAGGCGCCGCCAAGCGCTTCAAAGTTACTGGATCAGGAAAAATCAAACGCTCCAAGGCGTTTTCCAGCCACATCCTGACCAAAAAATCAACGAAACGAAAGCGCGGTTTGCGTCAATCCGATATGGTTGATGCTACCAACCTCAAGGGAATTCGGAAGATTTTACCGTATATGTAA
- the thrS gene encoding threonine--tRNA ligase, whose protein sequence is MPEITVTLFEGESISVPAGTTVQEALSSLLSNKQRKLTVAARIGEAIVDFATPLHTDTELVPIQIGSDEALDVLRHSTAHIMALAVREIFGKEVKIAIGPSIENGFYYDFLHTQPFSPEDFEAIEAKMEELGRRALPFQRTEISSSDAIKRFTAEQEKFKVELIEDLRTESVSLYQVGEFADLCRGPHLPNTSFIRAFKLLRVAGAYWRGDETRDVLQRIYGTAFFDKKDLKKYLSDLEEAKKRDHRKLGKELQLFTIKDEIGPGLILWQPKGAQLRRLIEDFWKDEHYRHDYELLYTPHIARQDLWKTSGHLDFYSENMYSSMDIDEVKYQLKPMNCPFHIGIFNSDKRSYRDLPIRWCELGTVYRYERAGALHGLLRVRGFTQDDAHIFCRPDQLEDEILNILDLNLHILRSFGFADYDIYLSTRPAKYVGSDENWEKATEALKLALENRGLAYKIDPGEGVFYGPKIDIKIKDQLGRSWQCSTIQVDFNLPERFQMHFTGTDNADHQPIMIHRALMGSLERFIGVLIEHYAGAFPLWFAPVQARILNITDDQADYCEEIYQQLRKAGVRVEKDLRNEKLNYKIREAQVAKIPYMLIIGDKEKSEQTVTVRQRDGANLPPMAIAEFAEKIASEVRTGRGY, encoded by the coding sequence ATGCCTGAAATTACAGTCACCCTATTCGAAGGAGAATCGATATCTGTGCCCGCAGGGACCACAGTACAGGAGGCGCTATCCTCACTCCTCTCCAACAAGCAACGAAAACTCACCGTTGCCGCCCGGATAGGCGAGGCTATTGTCGACTTTGCTACCCCCCTCCACACCGATACTGAACTCGTCCCGATTCAAATCGGCAGCGATGAGGCACTCGATGTCCTGCGTCACAGCACGGCCCATATCATGGCCCTGGCTGTACGGGAGATCTTCGGCAAAGAGGTTAAAATAGCCATAGGCCCATCGATAGAAAACGGGTTTTACTACGATTTTCTGCACACCCAGCCTTTTAGCCCGGAAGATTTCGAGGCGATCGAGGCGAAGATGGAAGAGCTGGGTCGCCGGGCTCTGCCATTTCAACGAACTGAAATATCGAGCAGTGATGCCATCAAGAGGTTTACGGCCGAGCAGGAAAAATTTAAGGTCGAGCTCATAGAGGATCTGCGAACCGAGTCAGTCTCCCTGTATCAGGTTGGTGAATTCGCCGATCTCTGCCGTGGCCCGCACCTGCCCAACACCTCGTTCATCAGGGCATTCAAACTCCTGCGCGTGGCTGGTGCTTATTGGCGCGGCGATGAAACCCGCGATGTCCTGCAACGCATTTACGGTACCGCCTTCTTTGATAAAAAAGACCTGAAAAAATATCTCAGCGACCTCGAAGAAGCAAAAAAACGCGACCATCGCAAGTTGGGAAAAGAGCTTCAGCTTTTCACCATCAAGGACGAAATCGGTCCCGGTCTTATTCTCTGGCAGCCAAAGGGGGCCCAGCTTCGCCGCCTCATTGAGGACTTTTGGAAAGACGAGCACTACCGGCACGACTACGAGCTGCTGTACACGCCCCATATCGCTCGGCAGGATCTTTGGAAAACCTCGGGCCATCTCGATTTCTACAGCGAGAATATGTACTCGTCGATGGATATCGATGAAGTGAAGTATCAGCTGAAGCCGATGAATTGCCCTTTCCATATCGGTATTTTCAACAGCGACAAAAGAAGTTATCGCGATTTGCCGATCCGCTGGTGCGAACTGGGCACAGTCTATCGCTACGAACGGGCCGGCGCACTGCATGGGCTGCTCAGGGTTCGCGGTTTTACCCAGGACGACGCCCACATCTTTTGCCGGCCGGACCAGCTTGAAGATGAGATCCTCAATATTCTCGATCTCAACCTGCATATCCTGCGTTCTTTTGGCTTTGCCGATTATGATATTTACTTATCGACTCGCCCGGCCAAGTACGTCGGCAGCGACGAAAACTGGGAAAAGGCCACTGAGGCATTGAAGCTCGCCCTAGAAAACAGGGGGCTTGCCTACAAAATCGATCCAGGCGAAGGCGTTTTTTACGGACCGAAGATCGATATTAAAATCAAGGACCAGCTGGGCCGCTCCTGGCAGTGTTCGACCATCCAAGTCGACTTCAATCTGCCGGAACGATTTCAGATGCACTTTACTGGCACCGATAACGCCGACCACCAACCGATAATGATTCATCGAGCCTTGATGGGCTCCCTGGAACGTTTTATCGGCGTGCTCATTGAGCACTATGCTGGGGCCTTCCCCCTATGGTTTGCCCCGGTGCAGGCACGAATTCTGAATATCACTGACGACCAGGCCGATTATTGTGAAGAAATATATCAACAGCTTCGCAAAGCCGGTGTGCGAGTAGAAAAGGATTTGCGTAACGAAAAATTGAACTATAAAATCAGAGAAGCGCAAGTTGCTAAAATACCGTACATGCTTATCATCGGTGACAAAGAAAAATCTGAACAGACGGTAACCGTTCGCCAGCGTGACGGGGCTAACCTGCCACCAATGGCCATAGCCGAGTTTGCCGAAAAAATAGCATCTGAGGTCCGGACAGGGCGCGGATACTAG